In one window of Juglans regia cultivar Chandler chromosome 3, Walnut 2.0, whole genome shotgun sequence DNA:
- the LOC109010023 gene encoding ultraviolet-B receptor UVR8-like isoform X2, translating into MAALFIFGWHLKGKCNIHELELVMVTLLNNGLAISRYQETGGVYTWGWKECVPSETIVHDLVIGGSLQKDSTGKQNSQLNDQSSAKDQHSNMIGGAISHVDKKQMGEEIGKRRKISLAKQESDSSGDDFFTASPCLVNLGVGVRIITVAAGGRHTLALSDVGQVWGWGYGGEGQLGLGIRVKTVATPHIIQCIEQSASGKESMSSSTEVSKVLGSHVKGIACGGRHSAVITDAGRLLTFGWGLHGQCGQGSTDDQLRPTYVSSLSGTRVERVAAGLWHTICISAEGHAYAFGGNQFGQLGTEVDQDESLPKLLEAPSLKSKHAKIVSCGARHSALLTEDGQLFSWGWNKYGQLGLGDSVDRNTPFQVSINGYRPKNVACGWWHTLLLAERPL; encoded by the exons ATGGctgccctttttatttttggatggcATTTGAAGGGAAAATGTAATATACATGAACTAGAATTAGTCATGGTTACACTCCTTAATAATGGCTTGGCGATCTCACGATATCAAG AGACAGGTGGCGTATACACTTGGGGCTGGAAGGAGTGTGTTCCCTCTGAAACAATTGTGCATGATTTGGTTATTGGGGGAAGTTTACAAAAGGATAGTACTGGGAAACAAAATTCACAACTAAATGACCAAT CGAGTGCAAAGGATCAACACTCAAATATGATTGGTGGCGCAATATCTCATGTTGATAAGAAACAGATGGGAGAGGAAATTGGGAAGCGGAGGAAAATATCACTAGCCAAGCAAGAATCTGATAGCTCTGGGGATGATTTTTTCACAGCATCACCATGTCTAGTAAATTTGGGTGTTGGAGTCAGGATCATCACTGTTGCTGCTGGTGGGCGCCACACCTTAGCATTGTCAG ATGTGGGACAGGTGTGGGGTTGGGGCTATGGAGGCGAAGGGCAGCTAGGTTTGGGCATTCGGGTAAAGACGGTGGCTACTCCTCACATCATACAATGTATCGAGCAGTCTGCTTCAGGGAAAGAAAGCATGAGTTCATCAACAGAGGTTTCTAAGGTTCTTGGAAGCCACGTGAAAGGAATTGCTTGTGGAGGTCGGCATAGTGCAGTGATAACAG ATGCAGGGAGACTACTTACATTTGGCTGGGGGCTTCATGGACAG TGTGGGCAAGGAAGTACAGATGACCAGCTCAGGCCAACTTATGTTTCTTCTTTATCGGGTACCCGAGTGGAAAGAGTTGCTGCTGGACTCTGGCATACCATATGTATCTCTGCCGAAGGTCATGCATATGCCTTCGGTGGGAATCAGTTTGGACAGTTGGGTACTGAAGTTGACCAGGATGAG AGTCTACCTAAGCTATTGGAAGCTCCAAGTCTCAAGAGTAAGCATGCCAAAATAGTATCTTGTGGCGCACGACACAGTGCTTTACTAACAG AGGACGGCCAACTATTCAGCTGGGGATGGAACAAATATGGCCAG CTCGGCCTTGGCGACTCCGTAGATCGAAACACTCCTTTCCAAGTTTCAATCAATGGTTATAGGCCGAAAAATGTTGCCTGTGGCTGGTGGCACACACTTCTGCTGGCTGAAAGACCCCTTTAA
- the LOC109010023 gene encoding ultraviolet-B receptor UVR8-like isoform X1, which yields MNGSVEECQDMEECKEAMVYMWGYIPGASPGKSPILSPVPVRLPEGGVEAWKDVCGGGCGFSMAISETGKLMTWGSVNDEVQSYLTSGKHGETPEPFPLPTEAAVVKAVAGWAHCVSVTETGGVYTWGWKECVPSETIVHDLVIGGSLQKDSTGKQNSQLNDQSSAKDQHSNMIGGAISHVDKKQMGEEIGKRRKISLAKQESDSSGDDFFTASPCLVNLGVGVRIITVAAGGRHTLALSDVGQVWGWGYGGEGQLGLGIRVKTVATPHIIQCIEQSASGKESMSSSTEVSKVLGSHVKGIACGGRHSAVITDAGRLLTFGWGLHGQCGQGSTDDQLRPTYVSSLSGTRVERVAAGLWHTICISAEGHAYAFGGNQFGQLGTEVDQDESLPKLLEAPSLKSKHAKIVSCGARHSALLTEDGQLFSWGWNKYGQLGLGDSVDRNTPFQVSINGYRPKNVACGWWHTLLLAERPL from the exons ATGAATGGAAGTGTAGAAGAGTGTCAGGATATGGAGGAATGTAAAGAAGCTATGGTGTATATGTGGGGATATATACCGGGAGCTTCGCCGGGAAAATCTCCGATACTTTCTCCGGTTCCGGTTCGGCTTCCGGAAGGCGGTGTAGAAGCGTGGAAGGATGTTTGTGGTGGTGGTTGTGGATTCTCAATGGCCATCTCTG AGACGGGGAAGCTCATGACGTGGGGCTCGGTAAATGATGAAGTTCAAAGCTATTTGACTTCAGGGAAGCATGGG GAAACTCCAGAGCCTTTTCCTCTCCCCACTGAGGCTGCTGTGGTGAAGGCAGTTGCTGGTTGGGCCCATTGTGTTTCAGTCACAG AGACAGGTGGCGTATACACTTGGGGCTGGAAGGAGTGTGTTCCCTCTGAAACAATTGTGCATGATTTGGTTATTGGGGGAAGTTTACAAAAGGATAGTACTGGGAAACAAAATTCACAACTAAATGACCAAT CGAGTGCAAAGGATCAACACTCAAATATGATTGGTGGCGCAATATCTCATGTTGATAAGAAACAGATGGGAGAGGAAATTGGGAAGCGGAGGAAAATATCACTAGCCAAGCAAGAATCTGATAGCTCTGGGGATGATTTTTTCACAGCATCACCATGTCTAGTAAATTTGGGTGTTGGAGTCAGGATCATCACTGTTGCTGCTGGTGGGCGCCACACCTTAGCATTGTCAG ATGTGGGACAGGTGTGGGGTTGGGGCTATGGAGGCGAAGGGCAGCTAGGTTTGGGCATTCGGGTAAAGACGGTGGCTACTCCTCACATCATACAATGTATCGAGCAGTCTGCTTCAGGGAAAGAAAGCATGAGTTCATCAACAGAGGTTTCTAAGGTTCTTGGAAGCCACGTGAAAGGAATTGCTTGTGGAGGTCGGCATAGTGCAGTGATAACAG ATGCAGGGAGACTACTTACATTTGGCTGGGGGCTTCATGGACAG TGTGGGCAAGGAAGTACAGATGACCAGCTCAGGCCAACTTATGTTTCTTCTTTATCGGGTACCCGAGTGGAAAGAGTTGCTGCTGGACTCTGGCATACCATATGTATCTCTGCCGAAGGTCATGCATATGCCTTCGGTGGGAATCAGTTTGGACAGTTGGGTACTGAAGTTGACCAGGATGAG AGTCTACCTAAGCTATTGGAAGCTCCAAGTCTCAAGAGTAAGCATGCCAAAATAGTATCTTGTGGCGCACGACACAGTGCTTTACTAACAG AGGACGGCCAACTATTCAGCTGGGGATGGAACAAATATGGCCAG CTCGGCCTTGGCGACTCCGTAGATCGAAACACTCCTTTCCAAGTTTCAATCAATGGTTATAGGCCGAAAAATGTTGCCTGTGGCTGGTGGCACACACTTCTGCTGGCTGAAAGACCCCTTTAA
- the LOC109010020 gene encoding tropinone reductase homolog, which translates to MAEAEAEASFREQRWSLKGKTALVTGGTKGIGYAIVEELAGLGAAVHTCSRNQTELNERVREWELKGFKVTSSVCDLTSRSQREKLIETVSSVFGGKLDIFVNNAATWMLKDAIQHTLEDYSAVMGANVESPYHLCQLSHPLLKASGAASIVFVSSIAGVIALPKVSGYAASKGAINQLTKNLACEWAKDHIRSNAVAPWAVRTRDIPPDALRSVEYDNPISRTPLGRPAEPNEVSTVVAFLCLPAASYVTGQVICVDGGYSVTGF; encoded by the exons ATGGCAGAGGCAGAGGCAGAGGCCAGTTTCAGAGAACAGAGATGGTCTCTCAAGGGCAAGACCGCCCTTGTCACTGGCGGAACCAAAGGCATTGG ATATGCCATAGTAGAAGAGCTGGCTGGACTTGGGGCGGCAGTGCATACTTGTTCCCGTAACCAAACAGAGCTCAATGAGAGAGTAAGAGAATGGGAACTTAAAGGGTTCAAAGTAACAAGTTCAGTTTGTGACCTCACCTCCAGATCCCAGAGGGAGAAGCTCATCGAGACTGTATCCTCTGTTTTTGGTGGCAAGCTCGACATCTTT GTAAACAATGCTGCAACATGGATGCTCAAAGACGCTATACAGCATACTTTAGAAGATTACTCGGCTGTAATGGGTGCCAACGTTGAGTCTCCCTACCATCTTTGCCAACTTTCACACCCACTTCTGAAAGCATCAGGAGCTGCAAGTATTGTGTTCGTATCCTCCATCGCTGGTGTCATAGCTCTACCTAAAGTTTCAGGCTATGCAGCATCCAAAG GAGCAATCAACCAATTAACAAAGAACTTGGCTTGTGAATGGGCAAAGGACCATATTCGCTCGAACGCTGTTGCACCGTGGGCAGTCAGGACCCGGGATATACCCCCT GATGCTCTTCGTTCTGTTGAATATGACAACCCAATTTCTCGAACTCCTCTTGGTCGTCCAGCAGAGCCAAATGAGGTCTCAACAGTGGTGGCGTTCCTTTGCCTTCCTGCTGCTTCATACGTCACCGGCCAAGTAATTTGTGTCGATGGAGGATACAGCGTGACTGGTTTCTAG
- the LOC109010022 gene encoding transcription factor bHLH155-like, whose amino-acid sequence MGTTALRQLLKSLCSNSYWKYAVFWKLEHHGQMILSWEDGYCGSKKTREPLQNISDGIDYENVNEIFSTCEMIIGDDDGITAMGYPFGLAVASMPSRQYAMGEGIVGEVAYTRSHSWVVSENTYTSEFNSKLVAEYPDEWLLQFAAGIKTILLVPVLPHGVLQLGSLDWVPEDLAMVAYVKDRFNTLHNVAGINVPLTSNGDMQPQTSSPLMSGVLENLGEASDLTVNPLKAEDFKAFDHVRLNKNKLSTLNVVPVLMVQDAVQVSETNIPRMVSAASQNVSGLPPNSILGISTPPCQSINASQLAMSEAKLFGFSCLEESEAYPQFNSSKLGGFEEPSHGINPLCNGLMTFGDTRANDADHKSASSFTSHPVDSELHKALLPAFQNHAIEHMLDTSFSIRDPCRSTSLTRKIDLFDVSNPSWFSEGDDADYLLEAIVASVSSCLDDTSTNRFKSASSSTTLLGQGANSFQSQNQSDPRVLMNDDSTPWSHFRSSFVSRDRSGISGSVSSNNTRNKLINKEQQEKCKGSTQPMRRTKLSNAIKRRAKIGEIQRTRPRDRQMIQDRLKELRQLVPNGAKCSIDSLLDRAVKHMLHLRSVNNQSEKLRQLAHRKVADQENRGSSETKNGCQNGTSWAFEFGDGLQSCPIVVEDLEYPGHMLIEMLCNERGLFLEIAQVIRSLEFTILKGAVDYRSNNAWARFIVEGPKGFHRMDMFWPLMHLWQRKRNPISSKI is encoded by the exons ATGGGGACTACTGCTTTGAGACAGTTGTTGAAGAGTCTCTGCAGCAACTCATATTGGAAATATGCGGTATTTTGGAAGCTTGAGCACCACGGCCAAAT GATTTTGAGCTGGGAAGATGGGTACTGTGGTTctaaaaaaacaagagaacctCTGCAGAATATCTCAGATGGCATTGACTATGAAAATGTGAATGAGATATTTtcaacatgtgaaatgatcataggtgatgatgatggaatCACTGCAATGGGATATCCATTTGGACTAGCTGTAGCTAGTATGCCATCTCGTCAGTATGCCATGGGAGAAGG GATTGTTGGTGAAGTTGCATATACAAGGAGCCATAGCTGGGTTGTCTCTGAAAATACTTATACAAGCGAATTCAACTCTAAGTTAGTTGCTGAG tATCCAGATGAATGGCTACTTCAATTTGCAGCAGGTATCAAG ACTATTCTGTTGGTTCCTGTACTTCCACATGGAGTTCTACAGCTCGGCTCATTGGACTGG GTTCCTGAAGACCTGGCTATGGTCGCTTATGTCAAAGATAGATTCAACACCCTTCACAATGTTGCAGGGATTAATGTACCACTCACTTCAAATGGAGACATGCAACCTCAAACTTCATCACCACTAATGTCTGGTGTCCTGGAGAACTTAGGGGAGGCCTCAGACTTAACCGTTAACCCTCTGAAGGCTGAAGATTTTAAAGCTTTTGACCACGTTAGACTCAATAAAAACAAGTTGTCAACTTTAAATGTAGTGCCAGTGTTGATGGTTCAAGATGCTGTTCAAGTATCTGAAACAAATATTCCAAGAATGGTCAGTGCTGCAAGCCAAAATGTGAGTGGTCTTCCACCAAATAGCATCCTTGGTATATCAACCCCTCCATGCCAATCTATAAATGCTAGCCAGTTAGCAATGTCAGAGGCTAAGCTGTTTGGATTCTCTTGTCTGGAAGAATCAGAGGCTTATCCTCAATTTAACAGCTCCAAGTTGGGAGGTTTTGAAGAACCCTCCCACGGAATCAATCCTTTGTGCAACGGATTAATGACATTTGGAGACACAAGGGCTAACGATGCAGATCATAAAAGTGCTAGCAGTTTCACTAGCCACCCCGTAGATTCTGAGCTACACAAAGCACTTCTACCAGCTTTCCAGAATCATGCCATTGAACATATGCTGGACACATCTTTCTCAATCAGGGATCCATGTAGAAGCACAAGTTTAACTCGCAAAATAGATCTCTTTGATGTTAGCAATCCATCATGGTTTTCTGAAGGTGATGATGCAGATTATCTCTTGGAAGCTATAGTTGCTAGTGTGTCTAGCTGTTTAGATGATACTTCAACTAATAGATTCAAAAGTGCTAGCTCATCTACAACGTTGTTGGGACAAGGTGCCAATTCCTTCCAGTCACAGAATCAATCTGATCCAAGAGTCTTAATGAATGATGATTCAACTCCATGGAGCCATTTTAGATCTTCGTTTGTTTCCAGGGACAGAAGTGGCATTTCTGGTTCAGTTTCTTCCAATAATACGAGGaacaaattgattaataaagagCAGCAAGAAAAATGCAAGGGCTCCACACAGCCTATGAGGCGAACCAAGCTGTCCAATGCCATCAAAAGACGAGCTAAAATTGGTGAAATCCAAAGGACAAGACCAAGGGACAGGCAGATGATCCAGGATCGGCTGAAGGAGCTCCGACAACTTGTCCCAAATGGCGCAAAG TGTAGCATTGACAGTCTCTTAGACCGAGCAGTGAAGCATATGCTGCATTTAAGAAGTGTAAACAACCAGTCTGAAAAATTGAGGCAATTGGCACATCGAAAG GTGGCTGACCAAGAGAACAGGGGATCATCTGAAACGAAAAATGGGTGTCAAAATGGGACCAGCTGGGCTTTTGAATTTGGAGATGGACTTCAATCATGTCCCATAGTTGTGGAAGACCTTGAATATCCAGGACACATGCTGATAGAG ATGCTATGCAATGAACGTGGGCTCTTCCTGGAGATTGCCCAGGTGATTCGAAGTTTGGAGTTCACTATCTTGAAGGGTGCAGTCGACTACCGTTCGAACAATGCCTGGGCACGTTTCATCGTCGAG GGCCCGAAAGGCTTTCATAGGATGGATATGTTCTGGCCTCTCATGCATCTTTGGCAGCGCAAAAGGAACCCCATCTCGAGCAAGATTTGA
- the LOC109010023 gene encoding ultraviolet-B receptor UVR8-like isoform X3, whose protein sequence is MNGSVEECQDMEECKEAMVYMWGYIPGASPGKSPILSPVPVRLPEGGVEAWKDVCGGGCGFSMAISETGKLMTWGSVNDEVQSYLTSGKHGETPEPFPLPTEAAVVKAVAGWAHCVSVTETGGVYTWGWKECVPSETIVHDLVIGGSLQKDSTGKQNSQLNDQCDFFYLYCNKTNTSAKDQHSNMIGGAISHVDKKQMGEEIGKRRKISLAKQESDSSGDDFFTASPCLVNLGVGVRIITVAAGGRHTLALSDVGQVWGWGYGGEGQLGLGIRVKTVATPHIIQCIEQSASGKESMSSSTEVSKVLGSHVKGIACGGRHSAVITDAGRLLTFGWGLHGQCGQGSTDDQLRPTYVSSLSGTRVERVAAGLWHTICISAEGHAYAFGGNQFGQLGTEVDQDESLPKLLEAPSLKSKHAKIVSCGARHSALLTEDGQLFSWGWNKYGQLGLGDSVDRNTPFQVSINGYRPKNVACGWWHTLLLAERPL, encoded by the exons ATGAATGGAAGTGTAGAAGAGTGTCAGGATATGGAGGAATGTAAAGAAGCTATGGTGTATATGTGGGGATATATACCGGGAGCTTCGCCGGGAAAATCTCCGATACTTTCTCCGGTTCCGGTTCGGCTTCCGGAAGGCGGTGTAGAAGCGTGGAAGGATGTTTGTGGTGGTGGTTGTGGATTCTCAATGGCCATCTCTG AGACGGGGAAGCTCATGACGTGGGGCTCGGTAAATGATGAAGTTCAAAGCTATTTGACTTCAGGGAAGCATGGG GAAACTCCAGAGCCTTTTCCTCTCCCCACTGAGGCTGCTGTGGTGAAGGCAGTTGCTGGTTGGGCCCATTGTGTTTCAGTCACAG AGACAGGTGGCGTATACACTTGGGGCTGGAAGGAGTGTGTTCCCTCTGAAACAATTGTGCATGATTTGGTTATTGGGGGAAGTTTACAAAAGGATAGTACTGGGAAACAAAATTCACAACTAAATGACCAATGTGATTTCTTTTACTTGTACTGTAACAAAACAAACA CGAGTGCAAAGGATCAACACTCAAATATGATTGGTGGCGCAATATCTCATGTTGATAAGAAACAGATGGGAGAGGAAATTGGGAAGCGGAGGAAAATATCACTAGCCAAGCAAGAATCTGATAGCTCTGGGGATGATTTTTTCACAGCATCACCATGTCTAGTAAATTTGGGTGTTGGAGTCAGGATCATCACTGTTGCTGCTGGTGGGCGCCACACCTTAGCATTGTCAG ATGTGGGACAGGTGTGGGGTTGGGGCTATGGAGGCGAAGGGCAGCTAGGTTTGGGCATTCGGGTAAAGACGGTGGCTACTCCTCACATCATACAATGTATCGAGCAGTCTGCTTCAGGGAAAGAAAGCATGAGTTCATCAACAGAGGTTTCTAAGGTTCTTGGAAGCCACGTGAAAGGAATTGCTTGTGGAGGTCGGCATAGTGCAGTGATAACAG ATGCAGGGAGACTACTTACATTTGGCTGGGGGCTTCATGGACAG TGTGGGCAAGGAAGTACAGATGACCAGCTCAGGCCAACTTATGTTTCTTCTTTATCGGGTACCCGAGTGGAAAGAGTTGCTGCTGGACTCTGGCATACCATATGTATCTCTGCCGAAGGTCATGCATATGCCTTCGGTGGGAATCAGTTTGGACAGTTGGGTACTGAAGTTGACCAGGATGAG AGTCTACCTAAGCTATTGGAAGCTCCAAGTCTCAAGAGTAAGCATGCCAAAATAGTATCTTGTGGCGCACGACACAGTGCTTTACTAACAG AGGACGGCCAACTATTCAGCTGGGGATGGAACAAATATGGCCAG CTCGGCCTTGGCGACTCCGTAGATCGAAACACTCCTTTCCAAGTTTCAATCAATGGTTATAGGCCGAAAAATGTTGCCTGTGGCTGGTGGCACACACTTCTGCTGGCTGAAAGACCCCTTTAA